The following nucleotide sequence is from Palaeococcus ferrophilus DSM 13482.
GGCTATCACTCCCCCCCTACCCTCTGCTCTGCCGTTCCCCACTTCATCAAGGGCGGAACAGAACGCTATGATTCCCACCCAGAGGAGCGTTAGTGGGGGGTTGCGTGCGTAAAGAACCGTGTGTGATACCATCGAGAATACGAAGAAGGCTGACAGGAAAACCGTTGCGACCTTGAAGTCCCGCGAGTCAATCTTTCTCGTGGCAAGGAGGCCCCCTATCATGCCGGTGAAAACTATGAATGAAAAGTAGTCCACGATCATAAGGGTGCCCATGGCCATGGCGGAGGTGAGCCCAAGGAGGTGCACCCGCAGTTTCTCCTCCTCCCCGACATCCCGGAGGTCATCGAACACTATGTCCCCGTATTTTATGAGCATTCCAAGCCCCATGTAGGCTATTCCCCAGAACTCGAGCCTGACGTCTACCTTTAGCAGGATGGCAAAAAATACCGCGCTGATGAGCACCCTGAGGAGGATGACAATATCGTTACGCATGGATGTACCTCTACTTTGGGGTATTTTTGGTTTGCCCCGGGAAACGTTATATCCCATGAGCTCCATAGTTAGTGTGGAGGTGAGGAGATGAGACTTCCCGAGCAGAAGACGAAGATTGTTGCCACTATCGGCCCCTCATGCAGGTCAGAGAAAATAATCGAAAAGATGATAGAGAAGGGTATGGGCATAGCGAGAATAAACTTTGCCCACGGGACGTTTGAGGAGCACGAGAGGACTATTGAGACAATAAGGCGTGTCTCCGCGAAGCTCGATAGGCGCGTGGCAATCCTTGGGGATATCCCCGGCCTCAAAATGCGCGTTGGGAAGCTGAAGAACGATTCCATGCAGCTGGAGAAGGGCCAGAAGGTAACGCTCACCACGAGGAGCGTCGAGGGAGAGGGAGGGATAATCCCCGTCGAGTTCAAGGGGTTTTCAAAGCTCGTCGCCAAGGGCGACACGATTTACCTGAGCGACGGCTACATAATGCTTCGCGTTGATGATGTCAAGGAGGAGGACGTTGAATGCACAGTCCTCGTGGGGGGGACGCTCTTCTCGGGCAAGGGTATAAACATCCCCAAGGGGCACCTTCCGGTGGAGGCAATAACGCCTGCCGACGTTGAGATAATAAAATTCGCGGCGGAGCACGGCGTTGATGCCATAGGCCTCTCCTTCGTGGGCTCGGTCTACGACGTTCTGAAGGTTAAGCGGCTCCTCGAGAAGATGGGGAAGAGCATGTTCGTCATAGCTAAGATAGAGAGGCCAGACGCCGTCAGGAATTACGACGAGATACTCAACGCGGCCGACGGCATAATGGTGGCCAGGGGTGACCTCGGTGTCGAAATGCCCATCGAGAGGCTCCCCATCCTCCAGAAGGAGCTCATAAGAAAAGCAAACCTTGCCGGCAAGCCCGTCATAACCGCTACCCAGATGCTCGTCTCGATGACGGAGGACAAGATGCCCCGCAGGGCGGAGGTTACGGATGTTGCCAACGCCATCCTCGATGGGACCGATGCGGTGATGCTCTCCGAGGAGACCGCGGTGGGTCAGTACCCCGTTGAGGCGGTTGAGATGATGGCGAGGATTGCCCTAACCACGGAGGCCTACAGGGAGTCCATGGGGATGGAGAGAATGAGGGGTATCCTCTCCGAGCTCTCGGGCAGAGGGACCATAAAAGAAGCGATAACGAGGAGCATCCTCGATGCCCTATGCAGCATTGACATAAAGTACGTGCTCACGCCCACGAGGACTGGACTCACGGCGAGGCTCATATCACGCTTCAAGCCCAAGCAGTGGATTCTGGCGTTCTCTACGAACGAGAAGACGTGCAACAACCTCATGTTCTCCTACGGCGTCTATCCATTTTGCATGGAGGAGGGGTTTGACGAGAACGACATCATACGCCTCATAAAGGGGCTTGGGCTGGTGGAGACGGACGACACTGTTCTCCTTACGGAGGGCAAACCAATAGGAAGAACCTCGGGAACCAACACGGTCAGGATATTTGAGATACCCTGACCTTTTCGTTTACTATCTTTTTCCCTCACTTTCATGTCCAAAGGAAAGAAAAGTTTTTACGTTTTTGTTCGTAGGTACTAATATGAAGCGCGCGGTTCCCTTCGTGGTGGCGCTCCTCCTGCTTTCGGCCGGCTGTCTTGGAGGTGATAGTTTGAAGGTGAGTTCGGTCTTTGGGGATGGAGAGGTTATCCCCGTGAAGTACACGTGCGACGGGATAGACGTGAACCCGCCGCTCTACCTCGAGGGACTCAGTGATGAAGCGGTGAGCGTGGCCATCATCGTTGACGATCCGGACGCTCCCTTTGGGACGTTCACCCACTGGGTGGCGTGGAACCTTCCCCCCGTGAAGGAGATACCGGAGGCGCTTCCCAAGAACGGTACGGTATCGTCGCCTATAAGCTTCTCTCAGGGAAGGAACGACTTCGGTAGAACCGGCTACAACGGCCCATGTCCCCCGCGGGGCAAGCCACATCACTACCGCTTCAAGGTTTACGTCCTGGACACCATGCTTGACCTCAAACCCGGGGCAACGAAGAAGGAGCTCGAGAGGGCTATGGAGGGGCACGTAATCCAGAAGGGGGAGCTCGTCGGCCTCTACGCCCGGAAGTAGCCCGCCGCGCGATTGTTTACTATTTTTCATGTTTAAGGGCGTCAGATGCATGAAGGTAAAGGAAAAAGTTTAATTCTCTCAAGCTCTGAATCATTAATGAGAAACGAACGCGGGAGGTAGCCATACCCATGCTTGTGCCTCTGGCAGGGGATAAATATTACACGTTCAAGCCCGGAGAAAGCCTGCTGATAGAATATTCCTCGGACTTCCCCTACTACCTCGTATTCTACTACATCATGCGGCAGGTTCGGAGGGAGAACATCCCGGTCATCATAGATGATGTTGGGGACGCACTCTCCCGCTACGCCTTCGCCCTGGAGGTATCAGGGCTCGATACGTCCTTTCTGGAGGATGGGGATGTTTACGTTATTAAACTCGGCGGAAAAAGG
It contains:
- the pyk gene encoding pyruvate kinase, with translation MRLPEQKTKIVATIGPSCRSEKIIEKMIEKGMGIARINFAHGTFEEHERTIETIRRVSAKLDRRVAILGDIPGLKMRVGKLKNDSMQLEKGQKVTLTTRSVEGEGGIIPVEFKGFSKLVAKGDTIYLSDGYIMLRVDDVKEEDVECTVLVGGTLFSGKGINIPKGHLPVEAITPADVEIIKFAAEHGVDAIGLSFVGSVYDVLKVKRLLEKMGKSMFVIAKIERPDAVRNYDEILNAADGIMVARGDLGVEMPIERLPILQKELIRKANLAGKPVITATQMLVSMTEDKMPRRAEVTDVANAILDGTDAVMLSEETAVGQYPVEAVEMMARIALTTEAYRESMGMERMRGILSELSGRGTIKEAITRSILDALCSIDIKYVLTPTRTGLTARLISRFKPKQWILAFSTNEKTCNNLMFSYGVYPFCMEEGFDENDIIRLIKGLGLVETDDTVLLTEGKPIGRTSGTNTVRIFEIP
- a CDS encoding YbhB/YbcL family Raf kinase inhibitor-like protein gives rise to the protein MKRAVPFVVALLLLSAGCLGGDSLKVSSVFGDGEVIPVKYTCDGIDVNPPLYLEGLSDEAVSVAIIVDDPDAPFGTFTHWVAWNLPPVKEIPEALPKNGTVSSPISFSQGRNDFGRTGYNGPCPPRGKPHHYRFKVYVLDTMLDLKPGATKKELERAMEGHVIQKGELVGLYARK